Proteins co-encoded in one Pseudomonas fluorescens genomic window:
- a CDS encoding HPF/RaiA family ribosome-associated protein codes for MQIQVNSDNHIQSSKRLEEWVRTTIESTLDRYEEDLTRVEVHLSDENGDKPGPHDLRCQLEARPKGHQPISVTHKADSLEQAIDGAAEKLEHALEHLFGKLRGKPRAAVVPFTSKANDKLLAEEFDENEQAAINS; via the coding sequence ATGCAAATCCAAGTCAACAGCGACAACCATATTCAAAGCAGCAAACGACTGGAGGAGTGGGTACGCACCACAATTGAGAGCACGCTCGACCGTTATGAGGAAGACCTGACCCGTGTCGAAGTCCATCTGAGCGACGAGAACGGTGACAAGCCGGGTCCCCATGACCTGCGCTGCCAACTGGAAGCGCGGCCGAAAGGCCATCAACCGATTTCCGTCACCCACAAAGCCGATTCGCTGGAACAGGCGATCGATGGTGCAGCCGAAAAACTGGAGCACGCGCTGGAGCACCTGTTTGGCAAACTGCGCGGCAAACCGCGAGCCGCTGTGGTGCCATTCACAAGCAAGGCCAATGACAAGCTATTGGCGGAAGAGTTTGACGAGAACGAACAGGCAGCGATCAACAGTTGA
- the fecA gene encoding TonB-dependent Fe(3+) dicitrate receptor FecA — MHPTRLTPLARTLRNLVLGASLSFSALPLAQAAETKAYHIAPSSLENALNQFGREAGVLISFGSQVTRGVQSRGLEGSYTAEQGLNALLEGTGLRARAEGGNAFSLQPSSDTALELDTSTVVGDWLGEAEQVNVFEHPGARDVIRREEFERQGATQARDVLNRIPGVNAPENNGTGSHDMALNFGIRGLNPRLAARSTVLMDGIPVPFAPYGQPQLSFAPISMGNMDAVDVVRGGGAVRYGPQNVGGVVNFVTRAIPDEPTVKGGFQTETSPSSSHDGFKTSANLLAGGTNANGLGGALLYSGTRGGDWREHSDTEIDDLILKGKYQLDEANSFNAMAQYYEGKADMPGGLNVADYDADPYQSTRPKDQFWGRRTMFNVGYRYQEDRREFTANTFFTKTLRSGYLDQGTFLSLSPREYWVRGLETRFAQGFDLGPTAHEVGVGYRYINEAGHELRYRTPIASNEYPTTNSRNDRDTRGGTEANAFFVDDRIDIGKWTITPGVRYEMIESQQTNNLTNVKYKGDYNTALPALNVLYHLTDSWNLYANTEGSFGSVQYSQMPNRVSSGEVKPEKARTWEVGTRYDNGALRAEIGAFLINFDNQYESNQTNDSVIARGETRHQGIETSVNYALDDLSPALAGFDVYATYAYVDATIREDGPNKGNRVPFSSKHKGTIGVGYTEGPWKLNLDSSFQSDQFADNANTSKESADGSTGKIPGYMLFSSRAGYDFGPQLSDLNVAVGVKNIFNTQYFTRSFDDNNKGKYVGEPRTVYVQTSVAF, encoded by the coding sequence ATGCACCCCACCCGCCTCACGCCGTTGGCCCGAACCCTGCGCAACCTCGTCCTCGGCGCCAGCCTGAGCTTCAGCGCCCTGCCCCTCGCGCAGGCCGCTGAAACCAAGGCTTATCACATCGCCCCGTCATCGCTGGAAAACGCCCTTAACCAGTTCGGTCGTGAGGCCGGTGTGCTGATCTCGTTCGGCTCGCAAGTCACCCGCGGCGTGCAGAGCCGCGGCCTGGAAGGCAGCTATACCGCGGAACAAGGCCTGAACGCGCTGCTCGAAGGCACCGGCCTGCGGGCCCGGGCCGAAGGCGGCAACGCTTTCAGCCTGCAACCGTCGAGCGATACGGCGCTCGAGCTGGACACTTCGACAGTGGTTGGCGACTGGCTCGGTGAAGCCGAACAGGTCAACGTTTTCGAGCACCCCGGCGCCCGTGACGTGATCCGTCGCGAAGAATTCGAACGCCAGGGCGCGACCCAGGCCCGCGATGTGCTCAACCGCATTCCCGGGGTCAATGCCCCGGAAAACAACGGCACCGGCAGCCACGACATGGCGCTGAACTTCGGCATTCGCGGCCTCAACCCGCGCCTGGCTGCACGCTCGACGGTATTGATGGACGGCATTCCGGTGCCGTTCGCGCCTTACGGCCAGCCGCAGTTGTCCTTCGCACCGATCAGCATGGGCAACATGGATGCGGTGGACGTGGTGCGTGGCGGCGGTGCCGTGCGTTACGGCCCGCAGAACGTCGGCGGCGTGGTCAACTTCGTAACCCGGGCGATCCCTGACGAGCCGACCGTCAAGGGCGGCTTCCAGACTGAAACCAGTCCATCGTCCAGCCATGACGGCTTCAAGACCAGCGCCAACCTGCTGGCCGGCGGCACCAATGCCAATGGTCTGGGCGGCGCGTTGCTGTACTCCGGCACGCGCGGTGGCGACTGGCGTGAACACAGCGACACGGAAATCGACGACCTGATCCTCAAGGGCAAATACCAGCTCGACGAAGCCAACAGCTTCAACGCCATGGCCCAGTATTACGAAGGCAAGGCCGACATGCCCGGCGGCCTGAATGTCGCCGACTACGATGCCGACCCGTACCAGTCTACCCGGCCAAAAGACCAGTTCTGGGGCCGTCGCACGATGTTCAATGTCGGCTATCGCTACCAGGAAGATCGCCGCGAATTCACCGCCAACACCTTCTTTACCAAGACCCTGCGCAGCGGTTATCTGGATCAGGGCACGTTCCTGTCGCTGTCGCCACGTGAATACTGGGTTCGCGGTCTGGAAACCCGATTCGCCCAAGGCTTCGACCTTGGCCCGACCGCCCATGAAGTCGGCGTCGGCTATCGCTATATCAACGAGGCCGGTCACGAGTTGCGCTATCGCACCCCGATCGCCAGCAACGAATACCCGACCACCAACAGCCGCAACGACCGTGACACTCGCGGCGGCACCGAGGCCAATGCGTTCTTCGTCGATGACCGCATCGACATCGGCAAGTGGACGATCACCCCGGGCGTGCGCTACGAAATGATCGAGTCGCAGCAGACCAACAACCTGACCAACGTCAAATACAAGGGCGACTACAACACCGCGCTGCCGGCGTTGAACGTGCTGTATCACCTGACCGACAGCTGGAACCTGTACGCCAACACCGAGGGCTCCTTCGGCAGCGTGCAATACAGCCAGATGCCCAACCGCGTCAGCAGCGGCGAAGTGAAACCGGAGAAGGCCCGCACGTGGGAAGTCGGCACCCGCTACGACAACGGTGCACTGCGAGCGGAGATCGGCGCGTTCCTGATCAACTTCGACAACCAGTACGAAAGCAACCAGACCAACGATTCGGTGATCGCCCGTGGCGAAACCCGGCATCAGGGCATCGAAACCAGCGTCAACTACGCTCTCGACGACTTGAGCCCGGCGCTGGCCGGCTTCGATGTCTACGCCACTTACGCCTATGTCGACGCAACCATCCGTGAAGATGGGCCGAACAAGGGCAATCGTGTGCCGTTCTCGTCGAAACACAAAGGCACGATCGGCGTCGGTTACACCGAAGGGCCGTGGAAACTGAACCTGGACAGCAGCTTCCAGAGCGACCAGTTCGCCGACAACGCCAACACCTCGAAAGAAAGCGCCGACGGCAGCACCGGCAAGATCCCCGGCTACATGCTGTTCAGCAGCCGTGCCGGTTATGACTTCGGCCCGCAGCTGTCGGACCTGAACGTGGCGGTGGGGGTGAAAAACATCTTCAACACGCAATACTTCACCCGCTCGTTCGATGACAACAACAAGGGCAAGTATGTCGGTGAGCCGCGCACGGTGTACGTGCAGACCTCCGTGGCTTTCTGA
- a CDS encoding DUF4880 domain-containing protein — protein MNPPMDFSAQVAEQAVHWLLEMQQGPLNPRQQQAWQQWINAHSEHRRAWEHIQRVNSRLRGLSSPLAHAALNAPKSASRRQALKLLLILGAGSAVTWGMRKHNPLPSLLADYRSPVGQRRKISLGADGQLQLNTASAADVRGDGLIRLLEGEMLLTATQSFEVQTAQGLLKTQGARINVRQFADRTQVALFEGRVELNAQGRAPMLLPVARQLSFSSTDVSAAKPLDANSGAWADGMLVAAHMRLGDFLDELGRYRRGQLNCDVKVADLLISGTYPLDDSERILDLLAISLPVNVKRFTRYWVTVEARA, from the coding sequence GTGAACCCGCCGATGGATTTTTCCGCGCAGGTCGCCGAGCAGGCGGTGCACTGGTTGCTGGAAATGCAGCAGGGCCCATTGAATCCGCGCCAGCAACAAGCCTGGCAACAATGGATCAACGCCCACAGCGAACACCGCCGTGCGTGGGAACACATTCAGCGGGTCAATTCGCGGCTGCGCGGATTGTCGTCGCCACTGGCCCACGCCGCGTTGAATGCGCCGAAATCCGCCAGCCGGCGTCAGGCGCTGAAGTTGTTGCTGATTCTCGGCGCCGGCTCGGCGGTCACCTGGGGAATGCGCAAGCACAATCCGTTGCCGTCGCTGCTGGCCGATTACCGCAGCCCGGTCGGTCAGCGACGCAAGATATCGCTCGGCGCGGACGGTCAATTGCAGCTCAACACCGCGAGTGCGGCGGATGTCCGGGGCGATGGTCTGATTCGCTTGCTCGAAGGCGAAATGCTGCTGACCGCCACACAATCCTTCGAAGTACAAACCGCCCAGGGCCTTCTGAAAACCCAGGGCGCGCGAATAAACGTGCGGCAGTTTGCCGACCGCACGCAGGTTGCGCTGTTTGAAGGTCGGGTCGAATTGAATGCGCAAGGTCGCGCGCCGATGCTGCTGCCGGTCGCCCGACAACTGAGTTTCAGCTCCACCGACGTCAGTGCGGCAAAACCGCTGGACGCCAACAGCGGCGCCTGGGCCGACGGCATGCTGGTGGCCGCGCACATGCGCCTTGGCGACTTCCTCGACGAACTGGGTCGCTACCGTCGCGGGCAGCTCAATTGCGATGTGAAAGTGGCTGACCTGCTGATATCAGGGACTTATCCACTGGACGACAGCGAGCGGATTCTCGACCTGCTGGCAATCAGCCTGCCAGTGAACGTGAAGCGTTTTACTCGCTATTGGGTGACGGTCGAAGCCAGAGCCTGA
- a CDS encoding sigma-70 family RNA polymerase sigma factor: MSSAHPVESLYQAHHSWLTGWLRRKLGCPDSAADLAQDTFIRVLTAREPPVIIEPRAFLTTLAKRVLFNHYRRQDLERAYLDTLAQMPEMVAPSEEEKAIILQSLMELDQLLDGLSRVVKRAFLLAQVDGLTYPQIAAELGISVATVKRHLNKAAMRCYFAR; the protein is encoded by the coding sequence TTGTCGTCCGCCCATCCTGTCGAATCGCTCTACCAGGCCCATCACAGCTGGCTCACCGGCTGGCTGCGGCGCAAACTCGGCTGCCCGGACAGCGCCGCCGATCTGGCCCAGGACACCTTCATCCGCGTCCTGACCGCCCGCGAGCCGCCGGTGATCATCGAACCCCGTGCGTTCCTCACCACTCTGGCCAAGCGCGTGCTGTTCAACCATTACCGCCGTCAGGACCTGGAGCGCGCCTACCTCGACACCCTCGCGCAGATGCCGGAAATGGTCGCACCTTCGGAAGAGGAGAAAGCGATCATCCTGCAATCCCTGATGGAGCTGGATCAGTTGCTCGACGGTCTTTCGCGCGTCGTCAAACGCGCATTTCTGCTGGCACAAGTGGATGGCCTGACCTATCCACAGATCGCCGCTGAACTGGGTATCTCCGTGGCCACGGTCAAACGTCATCTGAATAAAGCGGCGATGCGCTGCTATTTCGCCCGGTGA
- a CDS encoding DUF3649 domain-containing protein — translation MKAKLAALPMSYRLAVTSRVLAAVFGGYLVAALASVTLTLWLPLNRAEAVVTGMTVSFLVYLVAVLWCFACRSAWAAWVGLLVPSVILATISGAARGLGYA, via the coding sequence ATGAAAGCCAAACTCGCCGCACTTCCCATGTCCTATCGTCTGGCTGTCACGTCGCGGGTGCTCGCGGCGGTGTTTGGCGGCTATCTGGTCGCGGCGCTGGCCAGTGTCACGCTGACCCTGTGGTTACCGCTGAACCGCGCCGAAGCAGTCGTTACCGGGATGACCGTTTCGTTTCTGGTTTACCTGGTGGCCGTGCTCTGGTGTTTCGCCTGCCGCAGCGCGTGGGCCGCGTGGGTCGGGCTGCTGGTGCCGAGTGTGATTCTGGCGACGATCTCCGGCGCTGCTCGGGGGCTGGGTTACGCATGA
- a CDS encoding RNA polymerase sigma factor, protein MLISHPPESRDDEPHGARAHFLQVFLSQRSQMEALVNRRVGCRATAADLVQDLFLRFWRRPLVQVEELSTYLLRCAGNIAIDHLRSEGTRVRVNEGWQPDEPDSSASEPQAALEAGNDLRHVEAALRALPERTRQIFLLNRIHGRKYAEIAKAMGLSQSAVEKHMMRALEACKASLREPAPRLPGKAP, encoded by the coding sequence ATGCTGATCAGCCATCCGCCCGAGTCCCGCGACGACGAGCCCCACGGCGCCCGCGCGCACTTTCTGCAGGTGTTTCTGTCCCAACGTTCGCAAATGGAAGCGCTGGTGAACCGGCGCGTCGGTTGCAGGGCGACGGCAGCGGATCTGGTGCAGGATCTGTTCCTGCGTTTCTGGCGCCGGCCGCTCGTTCAGGTGGAAGAGCTCAGCACTTATCTTCTGCGCTGCGCCGGCAACATTGCGATCGACCACTTGCGCAGTGAAGGCACGCGGGTTCGGGTCAATGAAGGCTGGCAACCGGACGAACCCGACAGTAGCGCCAGCGAGCCACAGGCCGCGCTCGAAGCGGGTAATGATCTGCGCCACGTCGAAGCAGCGTTGCGCGCCTTGCCCGAGCGCACGCGGCAGATCTTTTTGCTCAATCGCATCCACGGGCGCAAGTACGCCGAGATCGCCAAGGCCATGGGCCTGTCCCAAAGCGCCGTGGAAAAACATATGATGCGCGCCCTCGAGGCCTGCAAGGCCAGCCTGCGCGAACCCGCGCCACGCCTGCCAGGGAAAGCACCGTGA
- a CDS encoding FecR family protein has protein sequence MNHTDRVTPTPAQEQAAFAWLSLLHDRPSTGDQLTFSQWLHADPAHAEAYAQAQVIWELSEGPARTLADEDALALQGLLNAMNRPRRTPLRRWAGGLAMAACLLLMISLGTGWQPQRWVDDLGADYVSAPGEIRTVILADQSQVTLDADSAIAVDFSHGERHVQLRRGAGFFSVTHTGESFVVEAERGQARVLGTQFEVRLQPRGAQVTVLSGRVGVTAARDAEQQILTAGQQVAYGEGSAQKLHAVDSEAQLAWRQGWLTYYKSTLADVVQDLRRYFPGRIVLLNDELGARKVSGSFPSKDPQAVLNSLQGVLGFEQHQLPGNLIILR, from the coding sequence GTGAACCACACTGACCGCGTCACCCCGACGCCCGCTCAGGAGCAGGCGGCTTTTGCCTGGCTGAGCCTGTTGCATGACCGCCCCAGCACCGGTGATCAACTGACCTTCAGTCAATGGCTGCATGCCGATCCCGCGCATGCCGAGGCATACGCCCAGGCGCAGGTCATCTGGGAGTTGAGCGAAGGGCCGGCGCGTACTCTGGCCGATGAAGACGCTCTGGCGTTGCAGGGATTGCTCAATGCGATGAACCGACCGCGCCGTACGCCCCTTCGACGCTGGGCCGGTGGACTGGCCATGGCGGCCTGTCTGTTGCTGATGATCAGCCTCGGCACCGGTTGGCAGCCGCAGCGTTGGGTCGATGATCTGGGCGCCGATTATGTTTCGGCTCCCGGCGAAATCCGCACCGTGATCCTGGCCGATCAATCGCAGGTGACGCTGGACGCCGACAGCGCTATCGCCGTGGATTTCAGTCACGGCGAGCGGCATGTGCAATTGCGCCGCGGCGCCGGATTTTTCAGCGTGACTCACACCGGCGAGTCGTTCGTGGTCGAGGCCGAGAGGGGCCAGGCGCGGGTGCTCGGTACTCAGTTCGAAGTACGCCTGCAACCTCGTGGGGCTCAGGTCACCGTGTTGTCCGGACGCGTCGGTGTGACGGCGGCAAGAGACGCCGAACAACAGATTCTCACTGCTGGCCAACAGGTTGCGTATGGCGAAGGTTCGGCGCAAAAACTGCACGCCGTGGATAGCGAAGCGCAACTGGCCTGGCGTCAGGGCTGGCTGACTTACTACAAGTCGACACTGGCCGATGTGGTGCAGGATCTGCGGCGCTATTTTCCCGGACGGATCGTGTTGCTCAACGACGAACTGGGCGCACGCAAAGTCAGCGGCAGCTTTCCGAGCAAGGACCCGCAAGCGGTGCTGAACTCGCTGCAAGGGGTGTTGGGATTCGAGCAGCATCAATTGCCGGGAAATCTGATAATTCTTCGCTGA
- a CDS encoding TonB-dependent siderophore receptor, protein MKSRAKSGSVKQWFGASALSFAALALLPMSVAQAAESNSSQPQKQFSFSLTAKPLPQALSDFSRVTGQSVVYTVEAPYGLDAPAINGQMSAEQALQRLLSGSGLTFRRTDSHTLMLEPQPIEGALNLGATTITSMENQPLSYQPPETSSVMRSSASLQEIPQTVNVIPTQVIRDQAPRNLDDALANVSGITQGNTLGSTQDSVMTRGFGDNRNGSIMRDGMPVVQGRGMNATVDRVEVLKGPASLLYGIQDPGGVVNMVSKKPELEQYNALTLRGSTYGDGKNGSGGSFDSTGALGDSGLAYRMVLDHEDEDYWRNFGTHRESLIAPSLAWYGERTKLLFAYEHREFLTPFDRGTLIDPRTNHPLDISRNERLDEKFNDMEGRSDLYHFEADHELNDDWKAHFGYSWNRETYDASQVRVTAIDTKKGTLTRSMDGTQGAISTDRFTTASLEGKVKVLGMQHDLVFGVDDEYRKIYRADLIRQKSLSTFSYVNPVYGREVEGTTVSPADSAQTDLLRSDSVFLQDSIHLNDQWILVAGGRFQEYDQYAGKGVPFKANTDSNGQKWVPRAGLVYRYTDALSFYGSYTESFKPNSTIAPLSGSSTVLDGSIAPEEAKSWELGARLDIPGRVTGNIALFDIKKRNVLVANAEGPTTIYSAAGEVRSRGLEVDLTGQLSDRWSMIGSYAYTDAEVTEDPDYKGNKLQNVAKNTGSLSAVYDFGSVIGGDQLRVGAGARYVGERAGNAVNDFELPSYTVADAFATYDTKVEGQKVKFQLNVKNLFDRTYYTSAASRFFVSMGDSRQISLSSTLEF, encoded by the coding sequence ATGAAGTCCAGGGCAAAATCGGGTTCGGTCAAACAGTGGTTCGGCGCCTCGGCGCTGAGTTTTGCGGCGTTGGCATTACTGCCGATGAGCGTGGCGCAAGCCGCTGAAAGCAACAGCAGCCAGCCTCAGAAACAATTCAGTTTTTCCCTGACCGCCAAACCGCTGCCGCAGGCCTTGAGCGATTTCAGTCGCGTGACCGGTCAGAGCGTGGTCTACACCGTCGAAGCGCCTTACGGCCTCGACGCGCCGGCAATCAATGGCCAGATGAGTGCCGAACAGGCGCTGCAACGTCTGCTCAGCGGTTCCGGCCTGACCTTCCGTCGCACCGACAGTCATACGTTGATGCTCGAACCGCAGCCCATCGAGGGCGCACTGAACCTCGGTGCGACCACTATCACCTCGATGGAAAATCAGCCGCTGAGTTACCAGCCACCGGAAACCAGTTCGGTGATGCGCTCCTCCGCTTCGCTTCAGGAAATCCCGCAGACCGTCAACGTGATCCCGACCCAGGTCATTCGCGACCAGGCGCCGCGCAATCTCGATGACGCCCTGGCCAACGTCAGCGGCATCACCCAGGGCAACACCTTGGGCAGCACCCAGGATTCGGTGATGACCCGTGGCTTCGGCGATAACCGCAACGGCTCGATCATGCGCGACGGCATGCCGGTAGTGCAGGGCCGTGGCATGAACGCCACCGTGGATCGCGTCGAAGTGCTCAAGGGCCCGGCCTCGCTGCTGTACGGGATTCAGGACCCGGGCGGCGTGGTCAACATGGTCAGCAAGAAACCCGAACTTGAGCAGTACAACGCCCTGACCCTGCGGGGCTCGACTTACGGCGACGGCAAGAACGGCAGCGGCGGTTCGTTCGACAGCACCGGTGCGCTGGGTGATTCCGGCCTGGCCTATCGCATGGTGCTGGATCACGAGGACGAGGATTACTGGCGCAACTTCGGTACGCACCGTGAATCGCTGATCGCGCCGTCGCTGGCCTGGTACGGCGAGCGCACCAAGCTGTTGTTCGCGTATGAGCATCGGGAATTCCTGACGCCGTTCGACCGTGGCACGCTGATCGATCCACGCACCAACCATCCGTTGGACATTTCGCGCAACGAACGTCTCGACGAGAAATTCAACGACATGGAAGGGCGTTCGGACCTCTACCACTTCGAGGCCGACCACGAACTCAACGATGACTGGAAAGCCCATTTCGGCTACAGCTGGAACCGCGAAACCTATGACGCCAGCCAGGTCCGCGTAACCGCCATCGACACCAAAAAAGGCACCCTGACCCGCAGCATGGACGGCACCCAGGGCGCGATCAGTACCGACCGTTTCACCACTGCCAGCCTCGAAGGCAAGGTCAAGGTGCTGGGCATGCAGCATGACCTGGTGTTCGGCGTCGACGACGAGTACCGCAAGATCTACCGTGCCGACCTGATCCGCCAGAAAAGCCTGAGCACCTTCAGTTACGTCAATCCGGTCTATGGCCGCGAAGTCGAAGGTACCACCGTCAGCCCGGCGGACAGCGCGCAGACCGATCTGCTGCGCAGTGATTCGGTGTTCCTGCAGGACTCGATCCACCTCAACGACCAGTGGATTCTGGTGGCCGGCGGGCGGTTCCAGGAGTACGACCAGTACGCCGGCAAAGGCGTGCCGTTCAAGGCCAACACCGACAGCAACGGGCAGAAGTGGGTGCCGCGTGCCGGTCTGGTGTATCGCTATACCGACGCGTTGTCGTTCTACGGCAGCTACACCGAGTCGTTCAAACCGAACTCGACCATCGCTCCGCTCAGCGGCAGCAGCACCGTGCTCGACGGCAGCATCGCTCCGGAAGAAGCCAAGTCCTGGGAGCTGGGCGCACGCCTCGACATTCCGGGCCGCGTCACCGGCAACATCGCGCTGTTCGACATCAAGAAACGCAACGTGCTGGTGGCCAATGCCGAAGGTCCGACCACGATCTACAGCGCCGCCGGTGAAGTACGTTCCCGCGGTCTGGAAGTGGACCTGACCGGCCAGCTCAGCGACCGCTGGAGCATGATCGGCAGCTACGCCTACACCGACGCCGAGGTCACCGAAGACCCGGACTACAAAGGCAACAAGCTGCAAAACGTGGCGAAGAACACCGGCTCGCTGTCGGCGGTCTATGACTTCGGCAGCGTGATCGGCGGTGATCAACTGCGTGTCGGCGCCGGCGCGCGGTATGTCGGCGAGCGAGCGGGTAACGCGGTGAATGATTTCGAACTGCCGAGCTACACCGTGGCCGACGCGTTCGCCACCTACGACACCAAAGTGGAAGGGCAGAAGGTCAAGTTTCAGCTTAACGTGAAGAACTTGTTCGACCGCACCTATTACACCTCGGCGGCCAGCCGGTTCTTCGTGTCGATGGGCGATTCGCGGCAGATTTCGTTGTCCAGCACGCTGGAGTTCTGA
- a CDS encoding helix-turn-helix domain-containing protein, translating to MAAIDTLQVFQALNSSPNARLVHSAELGDGLSAALWTNHHDAQEYEAPSHHTLSCYIAGGTGTFRRGEPGNKGGPDKLCILPADHESGWVINGDIRLAHLYFSAEQFALGCVTLLDREPREMQLREQTFLEDPQQAHRFRQLLTLNWDEPGERLLTSSLAHELISHTLLSQVGVRQGLRLKGGLAPHQRRQLVEFIDSQLAEPISLGQLAGLCALSEYHFARMFRVSFGLPPHQYVLARRLNRARELLRGTALPLGEIALACGFASASHFTNRFRQVLGGTPGEYRQAFLR from the coding sequence ATGGCCGCCATCGATACCCTGCAAGTCTTTCAAGCCCTCAACAGCTCGCCCAATGCACGCCTTGTGCACAGCGCCGAGTTGGGTGACGGCTTGTCCGCGGCCTTGTGGACCAATCACCACGACGCCCAGGAATACGAAGCGCCGAGTCATCACACCCTTTCCTGCTACATCGCCGGCGGCACCGGCACCTTCCGTCGTGGCGAGCCCGGCAACAAGGGCGGTCCGGACAAGCTGTGCATCCTGCCCGCCGATCACGAATCAGGTTGGGTCATCAACGGTGATATTCGCCTGGCTCACCTGTACTTCAGCGCCGAACAATTTGCCTTGGGTTGCGTCACGCTGCTGGATCGCGAGCCTCGGGAAATGCAGCTGCGCGAACAGACTTTCCTCGAAGATCCGCAACAGGCCCACCGGTTTCGCCAGTTGCTGACCCTGAACTGGGACGAACCCGGCGAGCGTCTGCTGACCAGCAGCCTGGCCCACGAACTGATCAGCCACACCCTGCTGAGTCAGGTCGGCGTACGTCAGGGTTTGCGCCTCAAGGGTGGACTGGCGCCGCATCAACGTCGGCAACTGGTGGAGTTCATCGACAGCCAGTTGGCAGAGCCGATCAGCCTTGGCCAATTGGCGGGGTTGTGTGCGCTGTCGGAATACCACTTTGCGCGGATGTTCCGGGTGAGCTTCGGCCTGCCGCCGCATCAGTATGTGCTGGCACGGCGCTTGAACCGGGCGCGGGAGTTGTTGCGGGGCACGGCGTTGCCGTTGGGGGAGATTGCCTTGGCATGCGGATTTGCCAGTGCCAGCCACTTCACCAACCGCTTTCGCCAGGTGCTGGGTGGAACGCCCGGCGAGTATCGCCAGGCGTTTTTGCGCTGA